CCCAATTCGGCGACCTGACGGGTTTCGCGGTCAAAGAATTTCACACCCGAGCCGGAAAACGCCTCACCGGGAAGATTGAGGTTCAGGTTCAACGTCACCGAAGATGCATCCGTGTGCGCCCGTAAAGATCTATCCGCATCTGCCTGCCACTGGATCGAAAAGCCGAAGGTTTGCGTGTCGTATCCGACAATATCGGGAAACAAGAGCCGCGAGATGGGCCGCATGTAGGTGTCCATCAAAGCGCGGTAGAAAGTCTGAAAATTAGGCGCAGCAAGATAGCCCTCCGAGCGGCTGTCCAGCATCGCGCCACCACGGTTGAGTGAAATGCCATAGGGCGGGCGCAGCGGGATATTCGCGTTGGCAACATTTTCAAGATAGTCACGCAGGACCGATAGACGGGCGGGGTCAAAAAACTGCGCCTCAAAGACGCCGGGAAAGACTTCTGTCCAAAGGTCTCTGACAGCACCCTCCTTGCTGGGGTCTTGCCAGGCCTGTGCGATGGCATCGCGCAATTTGGGGTCATAAAGGCTGCTGTCTAGAATGGGCGCTTGGCCGGTGCTGGCCTCCCATTGCATCCACGCGTCCTGAAACAAGGGCGTGTTTTGCGCCCAGAATGTCTGAACTGACGGGGTGCGGTGCAGCATTTCGTCACGCGTAGGTCGACTGATCGCGCGGGCGCGTTCGAGGGCATTGGTTTGCATTGTCTATGCTCCTGATGTGGCCGTGCGCGGCATCGGCCCGGATGAGAATGTTCGTGGTATGTGCTTAGCCAAGCACGGCGGCGGCCTCGTCGAGACCTTGCATCACCTTTGCGCTGTGAGCAGCATCAAGTGCTGCCGCATTTGGCGGGGCGAATTGTTGGCTGTCATTGTCGAAATATTTCCCGCTCGCAGTGGCGAAACCTGCGCCCACAGCCGCGTCGCGCAAGATATTCGCGCCAATGCTAAGATCGCTGCCCGCCACGCCAAAGCCCTCTTTGACCATCTTGGACGCCAACAAAGAACCGGGGTTAACCGCGATGATTGCGGGGCCGTCAGGCAGTTCTCTCGCCATTTCGCGCGACCAAATGGTGAGCGCCAGTTTGCTTTGGGCATAGGCGTCCATATCGCTCAACTGACTGCGCCCGTGTAGCGCATCCAGATCAACGGGCGCTTGCGCAGCCGAGGACAAATTGACGACACGGCCGTTTTTCGCGATGATCGGAAAAAGGTCGCGGGTCAGCACATAGGGGGCAATCGCGTTCACCATAAAGCGGAGATCGTAACCTTCTTTGGTCACGGTATTTGGGGCCTTTAGGATACCTGCGTTATTGATCACTATATCAATCTGGTCGTGATCGGCGCGAATGGCGCTGGCCAGCGCGTGAACATCAACCATATCCGACAGGTCGGCCTTGTATTGCGCGACGGGGCCTTTGATTGTTTTGGCCGCAGCCTCCAGCTTGGCTGCATTACGCCCGTGCAGCAGGACCGTGTGCCCTTCGGCTGCAAGGGTTTGCGCGGTTACAAGGCCGATGCCGTCAGTGGAGCCTGTGATGAGAATTGTCTTCGTCATTGGGTAATCTTTCTGTGGTGGTCCCGACTTTGGGAGTTAGGCTGCGTAACGGACCAAGGTGCGGCTCTCGATGCTGCGTCGAACAGTATGAATGTTTGGGGGCCCTCGATCATGTCCAATGCACTATGGGCGATCGAAGGCAGGCCGCGATTGTCGAAGATGTTAAAGAAGGCCACATCGTCGGGCGTCATTTTAGACATATAAAGCCAGTCATGCTGCGGGTTCGCTGCGATCCCCATGATCTGGCCCTTGCGGTCCGGATAGATCAGATCGAGCAAAATCCAGTCCTGCTTGGCGACACTGGCAGGACGAATAAACCCCAGTGGCGCAGAGTTGATTGGCGCGCCAACCGGCCGCCAAACGTTGACGAATGCATAGTGGCCATTGGCCCATGCGGCGGCTTTGTTTTCCCCAAGGATATCAATTAGCCGCTTCTCGGCCCCATCAATACTGTAATCGCTATGCACATTGCGGGCCGGAGCGCGATCTGCGTTCGGGTCATCCACACGCAACGTATGGTCAAACACGATGACCTCTTGCGCGCTGATCTCGGATTGCAGCAGCGCTGTCAGCTCAGCGTCATAAGCTTCGTGCCAAGCGTTACCTGTGAAAGACGACACAGCCGTCGGGAATGTTGCAAACCCGACAGAGGTGTTCTCGAACGAGACGCGCGGATTTGATGTGCGTATATCACGCACCGGCACCTGCGTCGGTGCAAGCTCGGGCGAAATCAGGTTGCCAACAATTCCGTCCGCATCAAGCACGAATGCCTGCCGCTGCGATTTATGGAGGTGGTAGTTTACGGTTGCGATTTGGGTCATCGGAAGGTCCTGTGTCTGTCTTGTAATGAGAT
This genomic window from Rhodobacteraceae bacterium D3-12 contains:
- a CDS encoding 2OG-Fe(II) oxygenase gives rise to the protein MQTNALERARAISRPTRDEMLHRTPSVQTFWAQNTPLFQDAWMQWEASTGQAPILDSSLYDPKLRDAIAQAWQDPSKEGAVRDLWTEVFPGVFEAQFFDPARLSVLRDYLENVANANIPLRPPYGISLNRGGAMLDSRSEGYLAAPNFQTFYRALMDTYMRPISRLLFPDIVGYDTQTFGFSIQWQADADRSLRAHTDASSVTLNLNLNLPGEAFSGSGVKFFDRETRQVAELGFAPGKALIHHGSVPHESMPITQGERTNLVLWLYGENGQVPMFGAPYDDIDAKERWTVPTAAKDGFAPF
- a CDS encoding SDR family NAD(P)-dependent oxidoreductase → MTKTILITGSTDGIGLVTAQTLAAEGHTVLLHGRNAAKLEAAAKTIKGPVAQYKADLSDMVDVHALASAIRADHDQIDIVINNAGILKAPNTVTKEGYDLRFMVNAIAPYVLTRDLFPIIAKNGRVVNLSSAAQAPVDLDALHGRSQLSDMDAYAQSKLALTIWSREMARELPDGPAIIAVNPGSLLASKMVKEGFGVAGSDLSIGANILRDAAVGAGFATASGKYFDNDSQQFAPPNAAALDAAHSAKVMQGLDEAAAVLG